From Microcebus murinus isolate Inina chromosome 13, M.murinus_Inina_mat1.0, whole genome shotgun sequence, the proteins below share one genomic window:
- the N4BP2L2 gene encoding NEDD4-binding protein 2-like 2 isoform X3: MLDRYEYQMSISIVMNSVEPSHKSTQRPPPPQGRQRERVLKTTWHRLSKTKQKRNRKRNKKKNSQNKIMEENSLEVLSGLTPGDQDSSQSEEEDFEEIKRESECPFTGGPQNEVGDFVISYKEKRWKNIDPEDSFPNVMSIVELDNTPKNDLPKEGDDRFLSLSLMTNESSVVTCSPLTHKLPYETSDDCPGMKVAKHIGSRQSVALDIQDLFAETPFSYMKKREMVDQSLPNEPTLCHQHGSRTSDKVLREERGVPATKNSDWAFFTMRLSDGELQQDSDRQPYFGSWPEGPHRFICEQRPKKDRSHKLACPDGRGPLIKLISTSEGASAPGISSEISMEEKLLIENEDFPPPPETTEPFIETETSIFKRCLPQRDIPENALESRKNKKRRQKRIFNWASNFNLQSHINAEKESEKHGVLIQNHGLKIIWGDEKDRISEINYEEETKQELRIFDHHPSWFYLHIMEVPPLFIGGQFYSHCLSLNRLRHSAYFYKNAIPSLVLRYVSNFWKMSFTNKKMFLTFKSQTRVGNKLNDVGFISSEILSSQSDTLCSLRATSDLHFLNERFDEKLKIWEEPKYLQGLPTEDSHDLTSADFGSLGLPLSQGFAFQLVKLFGSPGVSMESLLPDDYMVPLDRRTLKMIYLQWKTSVEKRQKKIG, from the exons aGAAAGAGTTTTAAAGACAACTTGGCATAGGCTCAGCAAAACCAaacagaagagaaacagaaaaagaaacaaaaagaagaacagTCAGAATAAAATTATGGAGGAAAACTCACTTGAAGTCTTAAGTGGTCTTACACCAGGTGATCAGGACTCATCTCAAAGTGAAGAGGAAGACTTTGAAGAGATCAAAAGAGAATCAGAGTGTCCCTTCACTGGTGGTCCACAAAATGAAGTAGGAGATTTTGTGAttagctataaagaaaaaagatggaaaaacatagaTCCTGAAGACAGTTTTCCAAATGTCATGTCTATAGTTGAGTTGGACAACACCCCAAAGAATGACCTCCCCAAGGAAGGTGATGACCGGTTTCTAAGTCTGTCTCTGATGACAAATGAAAGCTCCGTCGTTACTTGCTCACCGTTGACTCACAAGCTTCCCTATGAGACAAGTGATGACTGCCCTGGCATGAAGGTAGCAAAGCACATTGGCAGTAGGCAGAGCGTAGCCTTAGACATCCAGGACCTATTTGCTGAAACCCCATTCTCATATatgaagaagagagagatggTAGATCAAAGTCTCCCAAATGAACCAACTCTGTGCCATCAACACGGATCCAGAACTTCAGATAAAGTTTTAAGAGAGGAACGAGGAGTACCTGCAACGAAAAACAGTGATTGGGCTTTTTTCACAATGAGGTTATCTGATGGAGAATTACAGCAGGATTCTGATAGACAGCCCTACTTTGGTAGCTGGCCTGAGGGACCTCATAGGTTTATATGTGAACAGAGACCGAAGAAAGATAGATCACATAAGCTGGCCTGTCCTGACGGCAGGGGACCACTGATTAAATTGATCTCCACTTCTGAAGGTGCATCAGCACCAGGAATCAGTTCAGAAATATCGATGGAGGAGAAGCTACTGATAGAAAATGAAGATTTTCCACCTCCACCTGAAACTACAGAGccattcatagaaacagaaacaagTATCTTCAAGAGATGCTTACCTCAACGGGATATACCAGAGAATGCCTTAGAatcaagaaagaataagaaaaggagacagaaaaggatTTTCAATTGGGCATCAAACTTTAACTTACAGAGTCATattaatgcagaaaaagaaagtgagaaacatGGTGTGTTAATACAAAACCATGGACTAAAAATTATTTGGGGAGATGAAAAAGatagaatttcagaaataaactatGAAGAGGAGACTAAGCAAGAACTTAGGATCTTTGATCATCATCCATCGTGGTTTTACCTTCATATTATGGAAGTTCCCCCTCTGTTTATTGGTGGACAGTTTTATTCTCATTGCCTGTCACTTAACAGATTAAGGCACTCTgcctatttttacaaaaatgctaTTCCTTCTCTTGTGCTACGCTATGTATCTAACTTTTGGAAGATGTcttttacaaacaagaaaatgtttttgactTTCAAATCTCAGACAAGAGTAGGCAATAAACTAAACGATGTAGGGtttatttcttcagaaatttTAAGTAGCCAATCTGACACTTTGTGCTCTTTGAGGGCCACTTCTgatcttcactttttaaatgaaaggttTGATGAAAAGCTGAAGATCTGGGAGGAACCTAAGTACTTACAGGGCTTACCGACTGAGGATAGCCACGACTTAACAAGCGCTGACTTCGGTTCCCTTGGGCTACCATTATCACAAGGGTTTGCCTTTCAGCTAGTAAAGCTTTTTGGATCTCCAGGAGTTTCAATGG AGTCCTTGTTGCCCGATGACTACATGGTTCCCCTCGACCGGCGGACACTGAAGATGATCTATTTGCAATGGAAGACATCAGTGGAG aaaagacagaagaagattggttaa